In the Bremerella alba genome, one interval contains:
- a CDS encoding DUF1501 domain-containing protein, whose protein sequence is MNSTSIPMSRRQALRGGLAACTTLGAGTKATGVLAANQETSIQHFPAKAKHVIVLYMSGGYSHVDTFDPKPKLEQLHDRSIGVEAEVSVTGMPKVDRYLKAASWKFRPNKHCGTEVSDLFPHMREIIHEAALIRSMNSDHRDHGEATLQLHTGSTSVAMPSFGAWLSFGLGSANPQLPSHVVLSEHRPYNGPQIWDANFLPASHSGVRILPGNEPLPYLKSLSPGVIRDFEFEMLSKLNQEHAQIRHDNGQLAGRMAAAQAARGLQDAAPEALDLSQETPETLKLYGSEPGDVTSYAAQCIMARRLVERGVRFVEIIDSVGSCSDNWDAAHRDIASHGKYAKRVDQPIAALIKDLKRTGLLDETLVVFCTEFGRTPWAQDGKGTKSRNHHPQAFSCWLAGGGVKPGIVHGQSDDIGNLVEHNMVHIHDFHATILRIMGLDHERLTYRHAGRDFRLTDVHGHIVEDILI, encoded by the coding sequence ATGAATTCAACATCCATTCCGATGAGTCGTCGTCAGGCACTGCGGGGCGGCTTAGCCGCATGCACCACCCTGGGAGCAGGGACCAAAGCAACCGGCGTGCTGGCCGCGAATCAAGAAACGTCCATCCAGCATTTCCCGGCCAAAGCCAAACATGTGATTGTCCTTTACATGTCCGGCGGTTACTCGCATGTGGATACATTTGACCCCAAGCCAAAGCTCGAGCAGTTGCACGATCGTTCGATCGGGGTCGAAGCAGAAGTCAGCGTGACTGGCATGCCCAAGGTCGACCGCTACTTAAAAGCAGCCTCTTGGAAGTTCCGTCCCAACAAGCATTGCGGGACGGAAGTCAGTGACCTGTTCCCTCATATGCGCGAGATCATTCACGAAGCGGCACTGATCCGTTCGATGAACAGCGATCACCGCGATCATGGCGAGGCTACGCTTCAACTGCACACCGGCAGCACATCGGTCGCCATGCCTAGTTTCGGGGCCTGGTTGAGTTTTGGTCTTGGTTCGGCCAACCCCCAACTTCCCTCGCACGTCGTCCTCTCCGAGCACCGGCCTTACAACGGTCCCCAAATTTGGGATGCCAATTTCCTCCCGGCCTCGCATAGCGGGGTACGGATTTTGCCCGGTAACGAGCCGCTACCCTACTTGAAGTCTCTCAGCCCCGGGGTGATTCGCGACTTCGAGTTTGAAATGTTGTCGAAGCTCAACCAAGAGCACGCCCAGATTCGACACGATAATGGACAGCTCGCCGGAAGAATGGCCGCTGCTCAGGCCGCGCGGGGTCTTCAAGATGCAGCCCCCGAGGCGCTCGATCTATCTCAAGAGACGCCTGAAACGCTCAAGCTATACGGCAGCGAGCCAGGTGACGTGACATCATATGCTGCCCAGTGCATCATGGCGCGGCGACTCGTCGAACGTGGCGTACGTTTTGTCGAGATCATCGACTCCGTGGGGAGTTGCAGCGATAACTGGGACGCCGCCCATCGCGATATTGCTAGTCACGGCAAATACGCCAAGCGAGTCGATCAACCCATCGCGGCCTTAATAAAAGATTTAAAGCGGACCGGCCTCTTGGATGAAACGCTCGTGGTTTTTTGTACCGAATTTGGCCGAACTCCCTGGGCCCAAGACGGCAAAGGCACCAAAAGCCGTAACCATCATCCTCAAGCGTTTTCCTGCTGGCTGGCTGGGGGTGGAGTGAAGCCGGGCATTGTCCATGGCCAGTCAGACGACATCGGCAATCTGGTGGAACACAACATGGTGCACATCCACGATTTCCACGCCACCATCCTACGGATTATGGGGCTAGACCACGAACGGCTTACTTATCGTCATGCCGGCCGAGACTTTCGCTTGACCGACGTACATGGGCACATTGTCGAAGACATCCTGATTTAA
- a CDS encoding sugar phosphate isomerase/epimerase family protein, translating into MPISRRQLLHSGLAFAGTMALAPSPSVADTTKPSGCTLGFSTYGMKTLKTEAAIEAISEIGYDAIEIAVRPDWDSAPSKMPAKRRAAVGRLLRDKQLHLSALMEHLQPAQDDQQHHQHLDRLSQVFTLAEDWQTHDSKPLVQTTLGGGNWEKLRTFYLDRIGDWAEVARKHDVVLAIKPHRGGGMSRPSEAVWLIQQLGNPRHLKMVYDYSHYAYRDMTLEETIDTALPHTAHIALKDVMQHNGKFSFQLPGKTGEVDFSKLFRLFYAGGYRGDLNCEVSGMVWGQPDYEPIPAARQAYCWMSQALQTANVPRV; encoded by the coding sequence ATGCCCATTTCCCGTCGACAGTTGTTGCATTCTGGACTCGCTTTTGCGGGAACGATGGCGTTGGCTCCCTCGCCGAGCGTCGCCGATACCACAAAACCTTCCGGCTGTACGTTGGGTTTCAGTACCTATGGAATGAAAACGCTTAAAACAGAAGCGGCTATCGAGGCAATCTCCGAAATTGGCTACGATGCCATCGAAATCGCCGTCCGTCCTGATTGGGATTCGGCACCATCCAAGATGCCGGCAAAACGTCGCGCGGCGGTAGGACGATTGCTTAGAGACAAGCAATTGCACCTAAGCGCCCTAATGGAACATCTTCAGCCAGCACAGGACGACCAACAGCACCACCAACATCTCGATCGCCTGAGTCAAGTGTTTACGCTGGCCGAAGACTGGCAAACCCATGATTCAAAGCCATTGGTACAAACGACGCTCGGCGGTGGGAATTGGGAAAAGCTTCGCACGTTTTATCTCGACCGCATTGGCGACTGGGCGGAGGTTGCGCGAAAGCACGACGTTGTCCTGGCCATAAAACCGCATCGCGGCGGAGGCATGTCGCGTCCCAGCGAAGCAGTCTGGCTGATCCAACAGCTCGGAAATCCACGACACTTGAAAATGGTGTACGACTATAGCCACTATGCCTATCGCGACATGACCTTAGAGGAAACGATCGACACGGCGCTTCCTCATACGGCTCACATCGCCCTGAAAGATGTCATGCAGCACAATGGCAAGTTCTCCTTCCAACTGCCGGGGAAAACAGGCGAAGTCGATTTCTCGAAATTGTTTCGCCTGTTCTACGCGGGTGGTTATCGTGGAGACTTAAACTGCGAAGTCAGCGGGATGGTTTGGGGCCAGCCTGACTACGAGCCAATCCCGGCAGCGCGACAAGCTTACTGTTGGATGTCCCAAGCATTGCAAACGGCTAACGTACCCCGCGTATAG
- a CDS encoding sodium:solute symporter family protein, whose translation MNDAAFIAASSASISGWIPFVVLVLYLMVLLVIGCIGYYLSKSGEEDYYLAGRGQGWMISSLTIMATFFSSFALLGAPGMVYREGVVFALVSLNVPIAGFCVYLLGSRIWLAGQKHGYVTQADMLCEHYNSHLLLRPLITFVGVLFAIPYVIMQLKAGGELAAVLFADYAYAFEIGTIVLAAITALYIMIGGMRSVAWTDALQCLLLVLGMLLAGVAMVVSLGGLSGFRDAVAELPDSSKTVPGNSGFWQLPMLFTVCLLMPIGGIIQPAQWMRFYAARDRDALKKSALIFIVLLTGCFMFGIMLVGLGGQALYPLQFNESGVQPAPGIESYDQILVVILKDHLPIMLGPTLGIAFASLAIVAIMAAAMSTADSNLHALSALITRDIYDRFIRPQAGENERVWVGRFVILAATSASLSFVLIANRPESTLSGFMEMIVDLALFAVAFSVQLLPMTIDVLFLRRGNGIAATAGLSAGLLTAFLFTPLLPLLVEITGLSAFDSLLAWVEQAHSFLPVHASAWGLVVNTLVFLVISLVVVRPRSPKLPSSRRTNDRPAEAETVPSVH comes from the coding sequence ATGAACGATGCTGCATTTATCGCGGCTTCTTCCGCGTCGATCTCGGGGTGGATTCCCTTTGTCGTTCTTGTGCTTTACTTGATGGTCCTCTTGGTCATCGGCTGCATTGGGTATTACCTGAGCAAAAGCGGAGAAGAAGATTACTACCTGGCCGGACGAGGACAAGGCTGGATGATCTCTTCGCTGACCATCATGGCCACCTTCTTCAGCTCGTTCGCTCTGCTCGGAGCGCCAGGGATGGTCTATCGCGAAGGCGTGGTATTCGCTTTGGTCAGTTTAAACGTTCCGATCGCAGGCTTTTGTGTTTACTTGCTCGGTTCACGCATCTGGCTGGCCGGTCAGAAGCACGGATACGTGACCCAGGCCGACATGCTCTGCGAACATTACAATAGCCATCTGTTGTTGCGTCCATTGATTACATTCGTCGGCGTGCTGTTTGCCATTCCTTACGTCATCATGCAGTTGAAAGCCGGAGGAGAACTGGCAGCCGTACTCTTTGCCGATTACGCCTATGCATTCGAGATCGGCACCATTGTGCTCGCAGCGATCACTGCCTTGTACATCATGATCGGCGGGATGCGGAGCGTGGCCTGGACCGATGCGCTTCAGTGTCTCTTGCTGGTGCTGGGAATGCTATTGGCCGGCGTGGCCATGGTAGTCAGTCTGGGAGGGCTCTCCGGCTTTCGCGATGCGGTAGCCGAACTGCCAGATTCCTCGAAGACAGTCCCCGGGAACAGTGGATTCTGGCAATTGCCCATGCTCTTTACGGTATGCCTGTTGATGCCTATCGGAGGTATCATCCAGCCGGCGCAGTGGATGCGTTTTTACGCGGCAAGAGATCGCGATGCGCTCAAAAAGAGTGCCCTTATCTTTATCGTTTTGCTGACCGGCTGTTTTATGTTTGGCATCATGCTGGTCGGACTAGGAGGCCAAGCGTTATACCCGTTACAGTTCAACGAGTCTGGCGTGCAGCCGGCACCGGGCATCGAAAGCTACGACCAGATCCTCGTCGTTATTCTTAAGGACCATCTGCCGATAATGCTGGGCCCCACGCTGGGCATCGCCTTCGCGTCGCTGGCTATCGTGGCCATAATGGCTGCTGCCATGAGTACCGCAGACAGTAACCTACATGCCCTTAGCGCCCTGATCACCCGGGACATCTACGACCGTTTCATTCGCCCCCAGGCCGGCGAAAACGAACGTGTATGGGTAGGGCGTTTCGTGATTCTGGCGGCAACTTCTGCGTCACTGAGTTTCGTACTCATCGCCAACCGTCCGGAAAGCACCCTATCGGGATTCATGGAAATGATCGTCGATTTGGCGCTATTTGCTGTGGCGTTCAGCGTGCAATTACTGCCAATGACGATCGACGTCTTGTTCCTTCGTCGCGGCAACGGGATCGCAGCCACTGCTGGTTTGTCAGCCGGTCTTCTAACCGCGTTTCTTTTCACACCTCTTTTGCCACTGCTGGTTGAAATAACAGGGCTGTCAGCGTTCGATTCACTGCTCGCGTGGGTGGAGCAGGCTCACTCGTTCTTGCCAGTACATGCTTCGGCCTGGGGACTCGTCGTAAATACCCTCGTATTCCTCGTTATCAGCCTCGTGGTCGTTCGTCCGCGTTCGCCGAAACTCCCATCTTCTCGCCGCACCAACGATCGCCCCGCCGAAGCGGAAACGGTCCCTTCCGTTCATTAG
- a CDS encoding DUF1553 domain-containing protein: MIFTSIHFTLMRRLLNSMLLLVIALPVSAKSPEQAEATPPLATWKFEELTAGVCQGTGQLPLEGRYLDGLTATADPLAGRPSVIEFGPAASRARVEVSLGIESRDAFEKLIDGSFSWEAWIYDAAPGPDGRTNYSLFYYADQKRFVTNSTWLYRARQDGSYRFRMTDEAGNEAGVDIPPTDPTGIGDRQWHHYVIAVDRASPGGGQGSMRAYRDGELIAEQPLPNEMITIRHQGHIVLGNNHHANSPWQGAIDDVALFQTALNLRQVQQRYEDSKNPAITSTAERNAQREAFFEAKIRPLLIDKCTGCHTGDDFTESPLAFTSRKGLIRGAEFGPAIVPGKASESLLIQAVQWNHKALKMPPDEGDRLTRIEIEELRRWINDGAYWPPSDDVAEDETPHPTDVKEHVESDHWAFQPRTRPAPPEVPHPAWNQSDIDRFLYAKMLDKNIEPNDLADKRALIRRATFDLTGLNPTLEETEAFLQDPSEDAFTKVIDRLLASPRYGERWGRHWLDIARYADTQGDVGDFPIPTAYLYRDWVIDSLNADMPYDRFVQAQIAGDLMAHQAKNDQDARGMMVATGFVSLSRRFGNTKYEDKHLMIEDTIDTLGRSILGVTIRCARCHDHKFDPILQSDYFGLYGIFESTRYPTMGASNEKSPSFLSAAAPDPKLQEQLDDHYALIERYYYQINNHFRPWLKPTLQTYKTVSKQLKSTDLDKAKRRELEQRREACLAKYKGAFRELMLHGLGWIKKEKDRLASNPPTESIFGLTEDEPINSKLHLRGNPDNLGRVVPRRFPLILTDEETDSDSWQGSGRLHLARWLTTPDHPLTARVIVNRVWQHHFGRGLVATSSNFGVKGDQPSHPQLLDYLADVFVEEDGWSLKALHRRIMLSRAYRLSSRTTDLSLQNDADNIYLARFARRRLEAEAIRDSMLQISGNLDLNRPGPFPFPHWKGRSYSLNNPFRAEYDHNHRSIYLMTQRLFRQSFFALFDGPDRNQSTEKRTTSALPTQVLFLLNSPFVEKQSHAFADRILKNTKNDQEAIQFAYQRVYGRLPTMEEQQITTRQIDSLSAAILSSGEMKPEEVRPAVWKAVAKSLFASNEFLHVE, translated from the coding sequence ATGATTTTCACTTCGATTCATTTCACGCTCATGCGTCGATTACTTAATAGCATGTTGCTATTGGTGATCGCGCTACCTGTCTCGGCCAAATCGCCAGAGCAAGCAGAGGCAACGCCCCCTTTGGCAACTTGGAAATTCGAAGAATTGACCGCAGGCGTCTGCCAAGGAACCGGCCAGTTGCCTCTCGAGGGTCGCTACCTTGATGGCCTGACAGCCACCGCCGATCCCCTTGCCGGCCGTCCTTCGGTCATCGAATTCGGACCTGCCGCAAGCCGAGCCCGCGTTGAAGTTTCGCTGGGAATTGAATCTCGCGATGCCTTTGAGAAACTAATTGACGGTTCGTTCTCGTGGGAAGCATGGATCTATGATGCGGCTCCCGGGCCAGATGGAAGAACCAATTATTCGCTGTTTTACTACGCCGACCAAAAGCGATTCGTGACCAACTCGACATGGCTTTACCGAGCTCGACAAGATGGAAGCTATCGCTTTCGGATGACTGACGAGGCAGGAAACGAAGCAGGCGTCGACATCCCTCCCACCGATCCCACGGGCATCGGAGATCGTCAATGGCACCATTATGTGATTGCCGTCGATCGTGCTTCCCCTGGTGGAGGCCAAGGAAGCATGCGTGCGTATCGCGATGGAGAACTCATTGCTGAACAGCCGCTGCCAAATGAGATGATAACCATCCGCCATCAAGGCCATATTGTGCTGGGGAACAACCATCATGCTAATTCACCCTGGCAAGGAGCCATCGATGATGTGGCACTCTTTCAAACGGCTTTGAACCTCCGCCAAGTTCAACAGCGGTATGAAGATAGCAAAAACCCAGCCATCACGAGTACCGCCGAGCGAAACGCTCAGCGTGAAGCCTTCTTTGAAGCCAAGATTCGTCCTCTCTTGATCGACAAATGCACCGGCTGCCACACGGGCGATGATTTTACTGAATCGCCCCTCGCGTTCACCTCACGCAAAGGGCTGATTCGGGGTGCCGAATTCGGACCGGCTATTGTGCCTGGCAAAGCCAGCGAGAGCTTATTGATTCAAGCGGTCCAATGGAATCATAAGGCACTGAAAATGCCGCCAGATGAAGGTGACCGCCTCACACGAATTGAAATCGAAGAACTACGCCGCTGGATCAACGACGGAGCCTACTGGCCTCCCAGCGATGACGTGGCCGAAGATGAAACGCCTCATCCAACCGACGTAAAAGAGCACGTTGAGTCAGATCACTGGGCGTTTCAACCACGCACGCGACCGGCACCGCCAGAGGTGCCCCACCCTGCTTGGAATCAATCGGACATCGATCGATTCCTATACGCCAAAATGCTGGATAAGAATATTGAGCCGAACGACCTGGCCGACAAACGTGCGCTCATTCGCCGAGCCACTTTCGACCTGACCGGGCTCAATCCAACTCTTGAGGAGACCGAAGCATTTCTGCAAGATCCGTCAGAGGATGCATTCACTAAAGTGATTGACCGGTTGTTGGCGTCCCCACGGTATGGGGAACGGTGGGGGCGTCATTGGCTGGACATCGCACGATATGCCGACACCCAAGGTGACGTAGGAGACTTCCCTATTCCTACCGCGTACCTCTATCGCGACTGGGTCATTGATTCGCTCAATGCCGACATGCCCTACGACCGTTTCGTTCAGGCACAGATTGCCGGCGATCTGATGGCCCACCAGGCCAAGAACGACCAAGACGCGCGCGGCATGATGGTGGCGACCGGATTCGTTTCGCTTTCGCGGCGTTTCGGGAATACCAAGTACGAAGACAAACATCTGATGATCGAAGATACGATCGACACACTGGGTCGTAGCATCCTTGGCGTCACGATTCGATGTGCTCGATGCCACGACCACAAGTTCGATCCGATCCTGCAATCCGATTACTTCGGACTGTATGGTATTTTCGAGAGCACACGCTATCCAACGATGGGTGCTTCCAACGAAAAGTCTCCCTCGTTTCTATCAGCTGCGGCGCCGGATCCGAAACTGCAAGAGCAGCTAGACGATCATTACGCATTGATTGAGCGTTACTACTACCAGATCAACAATCATTTTCGACCTTGGCTGAAACCCACCCTTCAGACCTATAAAACCGTATCGAAGCAGCTTAAAAGCACCGACCTCGACAAGGCAAAGCGTCGCGAACTGGAACAACGCAGGGAAGCATGTCTTGCCAAGTACAAGGGAGCTTTCCGCGAGCTGATGCTGCACGGCCTGGGTTGGATCAAAAAGGAGAAGGATCGCTTAGCGAGCAATCCTCCGACGGAGTCGATTTTCGGACTGACCGAGGACGAGCCTATCAACTCAAAGCTGCACCTGCGTGGAAACCCAGATAACCTTGGGCGGGTCGTTCCGCGGCGTTTTCCTTTGATATTAACGGACGAAGAAACAGATTCCGATTCGTGGCAAGGTTCGGGAAGGCTGCATCTAGCACGCTGGCTAACCACGCCCGATCATCCCCTTACGGCACGCGTGATCGTCAATCGTGTTTGGCAGCATCATTTCGGGCGAGGTCTGGTTGCGACAAGCAGCAACTTCGGTGTGAAGGGGGACCAGCCATCTCATCCTCAGCTTTTGGATTATCTGGCCGATGTGTTCGTGGAAGAAGATGGCTGGTCGCTGAAAGCTTTGCATCGCCGGATTATGCTTTCCCGAGCTTACCGTCTCTCCAGTCGAACAACGGACTTAAGCCTGCAAAACGATGCCGACAACATTTACCTGGCACGGTTTGCTCGTCGGCGCCTCGAGGCCGAGGCGATCCGCGACTCCATGCTACAGATTAGCGGAAACTTGGACCTTAATCGTCCCGGCCCGTTCCCCTTCCCGCATTGGAAAGGCCGTTCGTACTCGCTGAACAATCCTTTCCGAGCCGAATACGATCATAATCATCGCAGCATCTACCTGATGACTCAGCGGCTGTTCCGGCAATCGTTCTTCGCTTTGTTCGATGGTCCCGATCGCAATCAATCAACCGAAAAGCGAACGACTTCTGCTCTCCCGACCCAAGTTCTTTTCCTCTTGAACTCTCCTTTTGTCGAAAAACAGTCCCACGCATTCGCCGATCGGATCCTTAAAAACACCAAGAATGATCAGGAAGCGATTCAATTCGCCTACCAGCGCGTGTATGGACGCCTCCCGACAATGGAAGAACAACAGATTACAACACGGCAAATCGACTCGCTCTCGGCCGCGATCCTATCGTCCGGCGAAATGAAGCCGGAAGAAGTCCGCCCAGCCGTTTGGAAGGCAGTTGCCAAGTCCCTGTTTGCCAGCAACGAATTTTTGCATGTGGAGTAA
- a CDS encoding DJ-1/PfpI family protein, with amino-acid sequence MPHSVLLPIGDGTEMMDTLYPVFRLSEELFEVVVAGPEARTYHGVMHEIPPMENIPWDITREQPSYHIRATEAFRDIDPTNYDGLFLSGGRAPEYLRYDQDLLRIIKHFFDNGKPVAMVCHGVELAAAAGCLQDRRATTVAKCALDITQFGGVYTDEPCVIDDNLISCRTWHDYALMFKPFLKSLQKQQAMGNGSNQQVHA; translated from the coding sequence ATGCCGCATAGCGTTTTACTTCCCATCGGTGACGGCACCGAAATGATGGACACCCTTTACCCTGTGTTCCGGCTTTCGGAAGAACTTTTCGAAGTGGTGGTAGCAGGCCCCGAGGCACGTACTTACCACGGAGTCATGCATGAAATCCCGCCCATGGAAAACATCCCTTGGGATATTACCCGCGAGCAGCCTTCCTATCATATTCGTGCGACCGAGGCCTTTCGTGATATCGATCCGACCAATTACGACGGTCTATTCCTGTCGGGTGGCCGCGCCCCAGAGTACCTGAGGTACGATCAGGATCTGCTACGAATCATCAAGCACTTTTTTGACAACGGCAAACCGGTCGCCATGGTCTGTCATGGAGTCGAGTTAGCCGCCGCAGCTGGTTGCCTGCAAGACCGCCGTGCTACGACGGTTGCCAAATGCGCACTCGACATCACTCAATTCGGTGGCGTTTATACGGACGAACCGTGCGTAATCGACGACAACCTAATCTCTTGCCGCACTTGGCATGATTATGCATTGATGTTCAAGCCTTTCCTTAAATCGCTGCAGAAGCAACAGGCCATGGGCAACGGTTCCAACCAGCAAGTTCATGCTTAG